One genomic window of Cricetulus griseus strain 17A/GY chromosome 3, alternate assembly CriGri-PICRH-1.0, whole genome shotgun sequence includes the following:
- the LOC100772751 gene encoding vitamin D 25-hydroxylase, protein MWKLPGFQACAAALAGALLLLLVVLVVRQLLRQRRPTGFPPGPPRLPFIGNICSLAMSAELPHVYMRRQSRVYGEIFSLDLGGISTVVLNGYDVVKECLVHQSETFADRPCFPLFMKMTKMGGLLNSRYGRGWIDHRRLAVNSFHYFGCGQKSFESKILEETWFLIDAIKTYKGKPFDLKQLITNAVSNITNLILFGGRFTYEDTDFQHMIELFSENVELAASAPVFLYNAFPWIGILPFGKHQKLFRNADVVYDFLSRLIEKASVNRKPHLPQHFVDAYLDEMDQSKNDPLSMFSKENLIFSVGELIIAGTETTTNVLRWAILFMALYPNIQGQVHKEIDLIMGYNRRPSWEDKCKMPYTEAVLHEVLRFCNIVPLGIFHATSEDAVVRGYSIPKGTTVITNLYSVHFDEKYWKDPDMFYPERFLDSSGHFTRKEAFIPFSLGRRHCLGEQLARMEMFLFFTALLQQFHLHFPHELVPNLKPRLGMTLQPQSYLICAERR, encoded by the exons ATGTGGAAGCTACCGGGATTCCAGGCCTGTGCAGCCGCGCTCGCGGGCGCTCTCCTCCTGTTGCTTGTCGTGCTGGTGGTCCGCCAGCTCCTGAGGCAGAGGCGACCGACGGGCTTCCCCCCGGGGCCGCCGCGGCTGCCATTCATTGGGAACATCTGCTCCCTGGCCATGTCTGCCGAGCTTCCCCACGTCTACATGAGGAGGCAGAGCCGGGTATATGGCGAG ATTTTCAGTTTAGATCTTGGAGGCATATCAACTGTGGTTCTAAATGGCTATGATGTAGTAAAAGAATGCCTTGTTCATCAAAGTGAAACTTTTGCAGATAGACCATGCTTTCCTTTGTTCATGAAGATGACAAAAATGGGAG GCTTACTCAATTCCAGATATGGCCGAGGATGGATTGATCACAGAAGACTGGCTGTTAACAGTTTTCACTATTTCGGATGTGGCCAAAAATCTTTTGAATCTAAAATCTTAGAAGAAACTTGGTTTTTAATTGATGCTATTaaaacatacaaaggcaaacctttTGACCTCAAGCAACTAATAACAAATGCTGTTTCAAATATAACTAATCTGATCCTTTTTGGAGGACGATTCACTTATGAAGACACTGATTTTCAGCACATGATTGAGTTATTTAGTGAGAACGTGGAACTAGCTGCCAGTGCTCCTGTCTTCCTGTATAATGCATTTCCATGGATTGGCATCTTACCTTTTGGAAAACATCAAAAGCTTTTCAGAAATGCAGATGTGGTCTATGATTTCCTTTCAAGACTTATTGAAAAAGCTTCAGTCAACAGAAAGCCTCATTTACCTCAGCATTTTGTTGATGCCTATTTAGATGAAATGGATCAAAGTAAAAATGATCCTTTATCTATGTTCTCCAAAGAGAATCTAATTTTTTCAGTGGGTGAACTCATCATTGCTGGAACTGAAACTACAACCAATGTGCTACGCTGGGCAATTCTTTTCATGGCCCTTTATCCTAATATTCAAG GACAAGTTCATAAAGAGATCGATTTAATTATGGGCTATAATAGGAGGCCTTCTTGGGAAGACAAGTGCAAAATGCCTTATACTGAAGCAGTTTTACATGAAGTTTTAAGATTCTGTAATATAGTTCCACTGGGGATTTTCCATGCAACCTCTGAAGATGCAGTTGTACGTGGTTATTCTATTCCTAAAGGGACAACAGTCATTACAAATCTTTATTCTGTTCACTTTGATGAAAAGTACTGGAAAGACCCAGACATGTTCTATCCTGAGCGATTTCTGGACAGTAGTGGACATTTTACTAGAAAGGAAGctttcattcctttttctctag GGAGAAGACACTGTCTTGGAGAACAGCTGGCTCGGATGGAAATGTTCTTGTTTTTTACAGCATTGCTTCAgcaatttcatttgcattttccaCATGAGCTAGTTCCAAACCTGAAACCCAGGTTGGGCATGACATTGCAACCCCAGTCCTACCTCATCTGTGCAGAAAGACGTTGA